The following proteins are co-located in the Phocoena phocoena chromosome 1, mPhoPho1.1, whole genome shotgun sequence genome:
- the CDK18 gene encoding cyclin-dependent kinase 18: protein MKNFKRRFSLSVPRTETIEESLVEFTEQFNQLHSRHNEDRGEDPGQLSPGTQYRRQNQRRFSMEDISKRLSLPMDIRLPQEFLQKLQLESPDLPKPLTRMSRRASLSDIGFGKLETYVKLDKLGEGTYATVFKGRSKLTENLVALKEIRLEHEEGAPCTAIREVSLLRNLKHANIVTLHDLIHTERSLTLVFEYLDSDLKQYLDHCGNLMSIHNVKIFMFQLLRGLAYCHRRKILHRDLKPQNLLINERGELKLADFGLARAKSVPTKTYSNEVVTLWYRPPDVLLGSTEYSTPIDMWGVGCIHYEMATGRPLFPGSTVKEELHLIFRLLGTPTEETWPGVMALSEFRAYNFPQYLPQPLISHAPRLDTDGINLLTGLLLYESKSRVSAEAALRHPYFRSLGERVHQLEDTASIFSLKEIQLQKDPGYRGLAFQQPGRGKGRRQSIF from the exons ATGAAGAACTTCAAGCGCCGCTTCTCCCTGTCCGTGCCCCGCACCGAGACCATCGAGGAGTCCTTGGTCGAGTTCACAGAGCAGTTCAACCAGCTCCACAGCCGGCACAATGAGG ACAGAGGGGAGGACCCCGGGCAGCTGTCCCCTGGCACGCAGTACCGGCGGCAGAACCAGCGCCGCTTCTCCATGGAG GACATCAGTAAGAGGCTCTCTCTGCCCATGGACATCCGTCTGCCCCAGGAATTCCTCCAGAAGCTGCAGCTGGAGAGCCCAGACCTGCCCAAACCGCTCACCCGAATGTCCCGCCGTGCCTCCCTG TCAGATATCGGCTTTGGGAAACTGGAAACATACGTGAAACTGGACAAACTGGGGGAG GGAACCTATGCCACAGTCTTCAAAGGGCGCAGCAAACTGACAGAGAACCTCGTGGCCCTGAAGGAGATCCGGCTGGAACATGAAGAAGGCGCGCCCTGCACTGCCATCCGAGAGG TGTCTTTACTGAGGAACCTGAAACATGCCAATATTGTGACCCTGCATGACCTCATCCACACGGAGCGCTCCCTCACGCTGGTGTTTGAGTACCTG GACAGTGACCTGAAGCAGTATCTGGACCACTGTGGAAACCTCATGAGCATTCACAACGTCAAG ATTTTCATGTTCCAGCTGCTCCGGGGCCTTGCCTACTGCCACCGACGCAAGATCCTGCACCGGGACCTGAAACCCCAGAACCTGCTCATCAACGAGAGAGGGGAGCTGAAGCTGGCCGACTTCG GACTGGCCCGGGCCAAGTCAGTGCCCACGAAGACCTACTCCAATGAGGTGGTGACCCTGTGGTACAGGCCCCCCGACGTGCTGCTGGGGTCCACGGAGTACTCCACCCCCATCGATATGTG GGGCGTGGGCTGCATCCATTACGAGATGGCCACAGGGAGGCCCCTCTTCCCCGGCTCCACGGTCAAGGAGGAGCTGCACCTTATCTTCCGACTCCTCG GGACCCCCACGGAAGAGACGTGGCCTGGTGTGATGGCCCTGTCCGAGTTCCGAGCGTACAACTTCCCCCAGTACCTGCCCCAGCCTCTCATCAGTCATGCTCCCAG GTTGGACACTGATGGCATCAACCTCCTGACCGGCCTCCTCCTG tacgAATCCAAGAGTCGCGTGTCAGCAGAGGCGGCCCTGAGGCACCCCTACTTCCGGTCTCTGGGGGAGCGTGTGCACCAGCTCGAAGACA CTGCTTCCATCTTCTCCCTGAAGGAGATCCAGCTCCAGAAGGACCCAGGCTACCGGGGCCTGGCCTTTCAGCAGCCAG GGCGAGGGAAGGGCCGGCGGCAGAGCATCTTCTGA